From Musa acuminata AAA Group cultivar baxijiao chromosome BXJ3-8, Cavendish_Baxijiao_AAA, whole genome shotgun sequence, one genomic window encodes:
- the LOC135644991 gene encoding transcription factor ILI6-like, whose product MSSRRARSRQSTSSSRITDEQINDLVSKLQAVLPEARIRGAERVSAARVLQETCNYIRSLHREVDDLSERLSELLATTEASSAQAAIIRSLLK is encoded by the exons ATGTCAAGCAGGAGGGCTCGATCACGGCAGTCGACGAGCTCGTCGAGGATCACAGATGAACAGATTAATGACCTGGTGTCTAAGTTGCAAGCTGTTCTCCCCGAGGCCCGCATCCGTGGCGCCGAGAGA GTATCAGCAGCTAGGGTGCTGCAGGAGACCTGCAACTACATCCGAAGCTTACACCGGGAGGTGGATGACTTGAGCGAACGGCTCTCAGAATTGCTCGCCACCACGGAAGCCAGTAGCGCTCAGGCTGCCATCATTAGGAGCTTGCTCAAGTGA